A single region of the Nicotiana sylvestris chromosome 6, ASM39365v2, whole genome shotgun sequence genome encodes:
- the LOC104221377 gene encoding probable glutathione peroxidase 5 — protein sequence MGASSSVPQNSIHEFTVKDCKGKDVDLNIYNGKVLLVVNVASKCGFTNSNYTQLTELYNKYKDKGFEVLAFPCNQFLKQEPGTSEEAQQFACTRFKAEYPIFQKVRVNGPDEAPVYQFLKSSKGGFLGSSIKWNFTKFLIDKEGKVIKRYGSTTTPLAIEADIQKALGEV from the exons atgggTGCCTCTTCATCAGTTCCACAAAACTCAATTCATGAATTCACTGTCAAG GATTGCAAAGGAAAGGATGTGGACCTCAACATCTACAATGGAAAAGTGCTTCTTGTCGTCAATGTTGCTTCCAAATG TGGGTTCACAAACTCCAACTATACCCAATTAACTGAACTCTACAACAAATACAAGGATAAAG GCTTTGAGGTATTGGCTTTTCCCTGCAACCAATTCCTGAAGCAAGAGCCTGGTACAAGTGAGGAAGCACAACAATTTGCTTGCACAAGGTTCAAGGCAGAATATCCCATTTTCCAAAAG GTGCGAGTTAATGGTCCGGACGAAGCACCAGTCTATCAATTCCTTAAATCAAGCAAAGGTGGTTTTCTTGGTTCCAGCATCAAATGGAATTtcaccaagtttctgattgataAGGAAGGGAAAGTTATCAAGCGTTATGGCTCCACCACTACACCGTTGGCAATTGAG GCAGATATCCAAAAAGCACTAGGGGAAGTGTGA
- the LOC104228079 gene encoding uncharacterized protein → MNRQNMIPEILLTLVLLVLNLGGSNSQFMPWPPIVTRPLCLHQFTLANHACRFLPYTPLPPPSTTPSPEPQPSPPSLTSSEYEETPVEEECCRWMKSIDSECVCALLAHLPPFLSKPIHQYTAVVDASCSVTFKCSSRIRYENEKSPQSP, encoded by the coding sequence ATGAACCGACAGAACATGATCccagagattttattaactttGGTACTCCTAGTACTTAACCTAGGAGGATCAAATAGCCAATTTATGCCTTGGCCACCTATTGTCACACGTCCACTTTGTCTCCATCAATTTACACTTGCTAACCATGCATGTCGATTTTTGCCATATACTCCATTGCCTCCACCATCCACTACCCCTTCACCCGAGCCACAACCGTCACCTCCTTCTCTTACGAGCTCTGAGTATGAAGAAACTCCTGTAGAAGAAGAATGTTGCAGGTGGATGAAATCAATCGATAGCGAATGTGTTTGTGCCCTATTGGCTCATTTGCCTCCTTTTCTTTCTAAGCCGATTCACCAATATACTGCTGTGGTTGATGCATCTTGCAGTGTCACTTTCAAGTGTAGTTCGAGGATTAGGTATGAAAATGAGAAGTCACCGCAATCTCCATGA
- the LOC104228080 gene encoding adenylate isopentenyltransferase 3, chloroplastic-like has protein sequence MIGMRISTIMCNQTWPSLRISNVSLDNMPFHRQPPKMDKLVVVMGATGAGKSRLSVDLATHFGGEIVNSDKIQVYKGLDVATNKITEEERCGIRHHLLGAIDPHKEFTASNFCDMASLAINSITCRGKLPIIVGGSNSFIEALIYDKTYELYTRYNFCFLWVDVSMHVLNSFLTKRVDKMIEKGLVNEVRNIFNPKNEDYSKGIRKAIGVPEFDRYFRAESSNSIDEETRIKLLEEAINEVKINNCKLASQQLEKIKRLINVKGWNVHRLDATEVYTKRGNEEEVMVEELWKNLVVGQSKRIVDRFLCENYKSSMGCSSDGTAINRAILTTAAASYYY, from the exons ATGATTGGTATGAGAATATCAACAATAATGTGCAACCAAACATGGCCATCCTTACGTATTAGCAACGTTAGCCTCGATAATATGCCATTTCACCGTCAACCACCGAAAATGGACAAGCTTGTGGTGGTGATGGGAGCCACCGGCGCCGGAAAATCAAGACTCTCCGTCGACTTAGCCACTCATTTCGGGGGAGAAATTGTCAACTCCGACAAAATACAAGTGTACAAAGGACTTGATGTTGCAACAAACAAAATTACCGAAGAAGAACGTTGTGGTATACGTCATCATCTATTAGGTGCTATTGATCCTCATAAGGAGTTCACAGCCAGTAACTTTTGTGACATGGCTTCACTTGCTATTAACTCCATTACTTGCCGTGGGAAGCTTCCGATCATCGTCGGAGGATCGAATTCGTTCATTGAGGCACTCATCTACGATAAAACCTACGAATTATATACGAG GTACAACTTTTGTTTTCTCTGGGTGGACGTGTCCATGCACGTACTAAATTCTTTTTTGACCAAACGAGTGGACAAAATGATCGAGAAAGGACTGGTCAACGAGGTAAGAAACATATTCAATCCTAAAAATGAAGATTACTCCAAAGGCATTCGAAAAGCAATTGGTGTCCCAGAATTCGATCGTTATTTTCGGGCTGAATCATCAAATTCCATTGACGAGGAGACCAGAATTAAGCTACTTGAGGAAGCCATTAATGAAGTAAAAATCAACAACTGTAAATTAGCAAGCCAACAGTTAGAGAAAATAAAGAGGTTGATAAACGTTAAGGGATGGAATGTACATCGACTGGATGCTACAGAAGTGTATACAAAACGAGGAAATGAAGAGGAAGTAATGGTGGAGGAATTGTGGAAAAATTTGGTTGTGGGACAAAGTAAAAGGATTGTGGATAGATTTTTATGCGAAAATTATAAGAGTTCAATGGGTTGTAGTAGTGATGGGACAGCCATTAACAGAGCGATATTGACTACGGCAGCAGCATCTTACTACTACTAG